A genomic segment from Bacillus cereus G9842 encodes:
- a CDS encoding D-cysteine desulfhydrase, translating to MNLAKFPRKKYTESYTPIEKLNNFSEALGGPTIYFKRDDLLGLTAGGNKTRKLEFLVADAQENGADTLITAGGIQSNHCRLTLAAAVKEKMKCILVLEEGLEPEEKPDFNGNYFLYHLLGAENVIVVPNGADLMEEMHKVAKEVSEKGNTPYVIPVGGSNPTGAMGYVACAQEIMAQSFDQGIDFSTVVCVSGSAGMHAGLITGFAGTQSHIPVIGINVSRGKAEQEEKVAKLVDETSAHVGIPNFIPRDAVTCFDEYVGTGYALPTPEMVEAVQLLAKTEGILLDPVYTGKAVAGLIDLIKKGTFNKEDNILFVHSGGSPALYANTSLFA from the coding sequence ATGAATTTAGCTAAATTCCCGAGAAAAAAATATACAGAATCATATACACCAATTGAAAAGTTAAACAACTTTTCTGAAGCACTTGGTGGCCCGACTATTTATTTTAAACGAGATGATTTACTTGGTTTAACAGCTGGTGGCAATAAGACGAGAAAATTAGAATTTTTAGTTGCAGATGCACAGGAAAATGGTGCAGATACGTTAATTACAGCTGGTGGTATTCAGTCAAACCATTGCCGTCTAACACTGGCAGCTGCGGTAAAAGAAAAAATGAAATGTATCCTTGTATTAGAAGAAGGGCTTGAACCAGAAGAGAAGCCAGACTTTAACGGAAACTATTTCTTATATCACTTATTAGGTGCTGAAAATGTCATTGTTGTACCAAACGGAGCAGACCTGATGGAAGAAATGCATAAAGTAGCAAAAGAAGTAAGTGAAAAAGGTAATACACCATATGTCATACCAGTTGGTGGATCAAATCCTACTGGTGCAATGGGATACGTTGCTTGTGCGCAAGAAATTATGGCACAATCATTTGACCAAGGAATTGATTTCAGTACAGTCGTTTGCGTAAGCGGTAGCGCTGGTATGCACGCTGGTTTAATTACTGGTTTTGCTGGAACACAAAGCCACATTCCTGTAATTGGAATCAACGTAAGTAGAGGAAAAGCTGAGCAAGAAGAGAAAGTAGCAAAACTTGTAGATGAAACTTCAGCACACGTTGGTATTCCAAACTTTATCCCGCGTGACGCTGTTACGTGCTTTGATGAATATGTAGGGACAGGATATGCGTTACCAACGCCGGAAATGGTAGAGGCAGTTCAGTTACTTGCGAAAACAGAAGGTATTTTACTTGATCCAGTGTATACAGGTAAAGCGGTAGCGGGATTAATCGACTTAATTAAAAAAGGTACATTTAATAAAGAAGACAACATTTTATTCGTACATTCAGGTGGTTCACCAGCTTTATATGCGAATACGTCTTTATTTGCGTAA
- a CDS encoding DUF4073 domain-containing protein: MKKTVASLAVMAALLPTFSAHAEGKEQVRKSATTFNVISDIQGDLGDFDHVLKDMNKVTPLSRALIMNGDITPTGQQSQYDDVKRVLNKNKHPENVWSTVGNHEFYAGKWTADGKLSQSTWPNGVTEETLFNRYLKFSGQEKVYHKKELDGYPLLFLGTEKYMKYHDSKMWDEVYMSDEQLGWLKQNLEEYSQKDKNKPIFIFSHHVLPDTVSGSRQSPYLQDYLNVDKLYDILKDYPQVVFFTSHTHWDLNLPDWAGKKKIKGGDEKGFTVVNTGGIETGWMSAGPNGGEKTAPDGYSFKQGLQVKAYGNDVIVTAYDYKRDKDIKKLLISDSKIAQMAPNVAADDSKNIIVGATEYMEYSIEGTNEWHTYSKANPPKFDGDKVVYVRHKGEMNLEPGLTQLLRFSINK; the protein is encoded by the coding sequence ATGAAAAAGACAGTTGCTTCGTTAGCAGTTATGGCGGCATTATTACCGACGTTTTCAGCACATGCGGAAGGGAAAGAGCAAGTCCGGAAATCAGCTACAACTTTTAACGTTATTAGTGATATTCAAGGGGATTTAGGGGATTTTGATCATGTGCTAAAAGATATGAACAAAGTGACGCCACTTTCTAGAGCGCTTATTATGAATGGGGATATAACGCCAACTGGACAACAGTCACAATATGATGATGTAAAGCGTGTGTTAAATAAAAATAAGCATCCAGAAAATGTATGGTCTACTGTTGGGAATCATGAGTTTTATGCTGGGAAATGGACAGCAGATGGGAAACTCTCTCAAAGTACATGGCCAAATGGTGTAACTGAGGAAACTTTATTTAACCGCTATCTGAAATTTAGTGGACAAGAAAAGGTATATCATAAAAAAGAATTAGATGGGTATCCGCTTCTATTTTTAGGAACTGAAAAATATATGAAATACCACGATTCAAAAATGTGGGACGAAGTATATATGAGTGATGAGCAATTAGGTTGGTTAAAACAAAATTTAGAAGAGTATAGTCAAAAAGATAAAAATAAGCCAATCTTTATTTTCTCTCATCACGTTTTACCTGATACGGTATCTGGATCAAGACAATCGCCGTATTTACAAGATTATTTAAACGTGGATAAATTGTACGATATATTAAAAGACTATCCGCAAGTTGTTTTCTTCACGAGTCATACGCATTGGGATTTAAACTTACCTGACTGGGCTGGTAAAAAGAAAATTAAAGGCGGAGATGAAAAAGGTTTCACTGTTGTAAATACGGGCGGGATTGAAACAGGCTGGATGTCAGCGGGACCAAATGGAGGAGAGAAAACTGCTCCAGATGGCTATTCATTTAAACAAGGGTTACAAGTGAAAGCATATGGTAACGATGTAATTGTGACAGCTTACGATTACAAACGTGATAAGGATATAAAGAAGTTATTAATTAGTGATTCAAAAATTGCGCAGATGGCACCAAATGTAGCGGCAGATGATAGTAAAAATATAATTGTCGGTGCAACTGAATATATGGAGTATTCTATAGAAGGAACGAATGAGTGGCATACGTATAGTAAAGCAAACCCTCCGAAATTTGATGGGGATAAAGTGGTATATGTACGCCATAAAGGTGAAATGAATTTAGAGCCGGGATTAACACAGTTACTTCGTTTTTCGATAAATAAGTGA
- a CDS encoding DUF6892 domain-containing protein: MRKSKMFQDFNFKLVVIEALLDKEPLFLKELKDLIEKHTNYFEWYSGAGPIVEIKAFLEALTLEISDLEKIESLCFDGGNEIYHILKPDWDGEDSLFDVISVEGFQNLKNLKTVEYISMCYPKVLEPLKQAGIEVED; this comes from the coding sequence ATGAGGAAGAGTAAAATGTTTCAGGATTTTAATTTTAAGTTAGTGGTAATTGAAGCTTTATTAGATAAAGAGCCACTATTTCTAAAAGAATTGAAAGACTTAATAGAAAAGCATACGAATTATTTTGAATGGTATTCAGGAGCTGGGCCAATTGTTGAAATCAAAGCTTTTTTAGAAGCGTTAACTTTGGAAATAAGTGATTTGGAAAAGATTGAGTCCCTTTGCTTTGATGGTGGGAATGAAATTTATCATATTTTAAAGCCTGATTGGGACGGTGAAGACAGTTTATTTGATGTTATATCTGTTGAAGGATTTCAAAATCTAAAAAATTTAAAAACAGTGGAATATATTTCAATGTGTTACCCGAAAGTATTAGAACCATTAAAACAGGCTGGAATAGAAGTTGAGGATTAA
- a CDS encoding DUF975 family protein, with amino-acid sequence MIRNLKKAALNSLDGKWGVSIGISALYYFVPTLSASAIASFIYLIFGLFIGIIGLDVFFIYSMGGQLQVDLTALVLLILSYFFIGLICFLIYSVIQGIFNYGYSVFTLRLGKNEDAKVDDVFVGFRKNNLCKSMKLGVLQAVFLFLWSLLLIVPGIIKYFSYSMAYYILIENPDYTASEALRESKRIMKGHKFKLFVLWLSFIGWFLLTAFIGMFTFNLSFIFISPYYNTTVSHFYLDLIKKQDAREAKVSI; translated from the coding sequence TTGATAAGAAATTTAAAGAAAGCAGCACTTAATTCGTTAGATGGGAAATGGGGAGTAAGTATAGGGATATCGGCGTTATACTATTTTGTACCAACTTTAAGTGCATCAGCAATCGCTAGTTTTATATATTTAATATTTGGCTTGTTTATTGGGATAATTGGTTTGGATGTTTTCTTTATTTATTCAATGGGTGGGCAACTACAAGTAGATCTAACAGCACTAGTTTTACTTATTCTAAGTTATTTTTTTATAGGACTGATTTGTTTCTTAATTTACAGTGTCATACAAGGTATCTTTAATTATGGGTATTCTGTTTTCACCTTACGCTTAGGTAAAAATGAAGATGCTAAGGTGGACGATGTATTTGTGGGGTTTAGGAAAAATAATTTGTGTAAATCAATGAAATTAGGAGTGTTGCAGGCTGTTTTTCTATTTTTATGGAGTCTGTTATTAATTGTTCCAGGTATTATTAAATATTTTTCTTATTCAATGGCATATTATATTTTAATAGAGAATCCGGATTATACAGCAAGTGAAGCATTAAGGGAGAGTAAAAGAATAATGAAAGGACATAAGTTCAAGTTATTTGTTCTTTGGTTATCTTTTATTGGTTGGTTTTTATTAACTGCATTTATAGGCATGTTTACATTTAATCTGTCATTCATATTCATTTCCCCTTATTACAACACAACTGTCTCGCATTTTTACTTAGACTTAATTAAGAAACAAGATGCTAGAGAAGCGAAGGTAAGTATATAA
- a CDS encoding class I SAM-dependent methyltransferase, with product MCVKQGEASVTSLVSAFGRAYHSEFDNPKIFDDYVAKDFISQKERNNIETNMVQGIHFFNKEIAEQFQDNPKEILKWITQVQLSPTPLARAAYCERVLLHEITLGAKQYVILGAGLDTFSFRHRELENKIEIFEVDHPSTQAFKKERIKEVELEVPNNLHFVSMDFTKGFSYEQLRNEGFENKKTFFSLLGVTYYLTKEELASLIECLFEIVPVGSSIVFDYPDENLFKKKGLSNRVENMVKMAAVGGEPMKSCYSYAEMEELLEKAGLLIYEHLSPEDIDVLYFEGRNDYLEAFETVHYVHAVKR from the coding sequence ATGTGTGTGAAACAAGGTGAAGCAAGTGTAACGTCGTTAGTATCAGCTTTCGGAAGGGCGTATCATAGTGAATTTGATAATCCTAAAATCTTTGATGATTATGTAGCTAAAGATTTCATTTCACAAAAAGAACGTAACAATATTGAAACGAACATGGTTCAAGGGATTCACTTTTTCAATAAAGAAATTGCAGAGCAGTTTCAAGACAATCCAAAAGAAATATTAAAATGGATTACGCAAGTTCAGTTATCACCAACACCTTTAGCACGTGCCGCATATTGTGAAAGAGTATTACTACATGAAATTACATTAGGAGCGAAACAATACGTCATACTCGGTGCAGGCTTAGATACGTTCAGTTTTAGACACCGAGAATTAGAAAATAAAATAGAAATATTTGAAGTGGATCATCCTTCTACGCAGGCGTTTAAGAAGGAAAGAATAAAAGAAGTAGAACTTGAAGTTCCAAATAACCTTCATTTTGTTTCGATGGATTTCACGAAAGGATTTTCCTATGAACAGTTACGCAATGAAGGATTTGAAAATAAAAAGACGTTCTTTAGTCTATTAGGTGTAACATACTATTTAACGAAAGAGGAACTTGCTAGTTTAATAGAGTGCTTGTTTGAGATAGTTCCAGTAGGGAGTTCTATCGTTTTCGATTATCCCGATGAAAACTTATTTAAGAAAAAAGGACTGTCCAATCGAGTTGAAAACATGGTGAAAATGGCTGCGGTAGGCGGAGAACCGATGAAATCATGTTATTCTTATGCTGAAATGGAAGAACTGTTAGAGAAGGCGGGCTTACTCATTTATGAGCATTTATCACCAGAGGATATTGATGTATTATATTTTGAAGGACGAAACGATTATTTAGAAGCTTTTGAGACAGTACATTATGTACATGCGGTAAAAAGGTAG
- a CDS encoding ATP-binding protein: protein MKRLVIITVGKTHSGKTTFAKELEKELPNSFIMDQDNQAEFINTHYEKLQPTEGSNILKHGLSKFIVDYAKEHTNLHLIICNSNRSKSGRFYLLNELFPQNEYVRILVHFDIPDDVLYERVARSTRSTNIFRGGYSSFKEVLDRQQTESLHDDVVDPVENEADYLFVIRNNKDVSFTIEEIVHLAKGLSPTPK from the coding sequence ATGAAAAGATTAGTCATCATTACAGTTGGAAAAACACACAGTGGAAAAACTACATTTGCAAAAGAGCTAGAAAAAGAGTTACCTAATTCTTTTATTATGGACCAGGACAACCAAGCTGAATTTATTAACACACATTATGAAAAATTACAGCCGACAGAAGGTTCAAATATACTAAAGCACGGTCTTTCAAAATTCATTGTTGATTATGCGAAAGAACATACAAATTTACACCTTATTATTTGTAATTCCAATCGCAGTAAAAGCGGAAGATTCTATTTACTAAACGAATTATTTCCACAGAATGAATATGTACGCATATTAGTTCATTTTGACATTCCAGATGATGTACTTTACGAAAGAGTGGCTCGAAGCACGCGAAGTACGAATATTTTTAGAGGTGGATATTCTAGTTTCAAAGAAGTACTTGATCGACAACAAACTGAATCACTTCACGATGATGTGGTAGATCCTGTAGAAAACGAGGCTGATTATTTGTTTGTTATTCGCAATAATAAAGATGTAAGCTTTACTATAGAAGAAATTGTTCATCTAGCTAAAGGTTTATCCCCTACCCCCAAATAA
- a CDS encoding LPXTG cell wall anchor domain-containing protein, whose product MKTKQTIAASTLALAMIAGANPAHAEVNDATPQQSTGDRLAEIKQHKQELDAKLQQHKENVDQTLNELNKVKENVDTKVNELHERKQVADEKINEIKQHKQELDAKLQQDKQIAEDKIAEIKEHKKQVEDKVAEVKEHKQNIDNKVNEIKEHKQTVDEKVNEMKQHKENIDQKVNELKEVKKQVDEKLAELKKAKQTAEDKLAELKENKPNTGNTLEELKKIKGNLDSLSANLELAKQDVKNKLAALQEARQDLINKINEIKQSKQTVSDDLSKKKQDLDIKINDFKHTEKKIDDKLAEIHTTKQNVDNKINEVSQAKQTNGTKNNNAKELPNAGSEQSNNMALGMLSVLGGVLLLTRNKIKTLFSK is encoded by the coding sequence ATGAAAACAAAACAAACAATCGCTGCGTCTACACTAGCTTTAGCAATGATTGCTGGCGCGAACCCTGCTCATGCGGAAGTAAATGATGCTACTCCTCAGCAAAGTACGGGAGATCGATTAGCTGAAATTAAGCAACATAAACAAGAGTTAGATGCGAAATTGCAGCAACACAAAGAAAACGTGGATCAAACATTGAATGAACTTAACAAGGTTAAGGAAAATGTTGATACGAAGGTGAATGAACTACATGAACGTAAACAAGTTGCTGATGAAAAAATTAACGAGATTAAACAACATAAACAAGAGTTAGATGCAAAACTTCAGCAAGACAAACAAATCGCCGAAGATAAAATCGCTGAAATTAAAGAGCATAAAAAACAAGTAGAAGATAAAGTTGCTGAAGTAAAAGAGCATAAGCAAAATATCGATAACAAAGTGAATGAGATTAAAGAACATAAACAAACTGTCGATGAAAAAGTGAATGAAATGAAGCAACATAAAGAGAACATCGATCAAAAGGTTAATGAACTTAAGGAAGTAAAAAAACAAGTAGATGAAAAATTAGCTGAGTTAAAGAAAGCGAAACAAACTGCTGAGGACAAACTTGCTGAGTTAAAAGAAAACAAGCCGAATACTGGTAACACGTTAGAGGAACTTAAGAAAATTAAAGGCAATTTAGACAGTCTTTCCGCTAACTTAGAACTAGCTAAACAAGATGTGAAAAACAAACTAGCTGCATTACAAGAAGCTAGACAAGATTTAATCAATAAAATTAACGAAATTAAACAATCAAAACAAACTGTTTCAGACGATTTATCAAAGAAAAAACAAGACTTAGATATTAAAATCAACGACTTTAAACACACTGAGAAAAAAATTGATGACAAATTAGCTGAGATACATACAACGAAGCAAAATGTTGATAATAAGATTAATGAAGTATCACAGGCTAAACAAACTAATGGTACTAAAAACAATAACGCTAAAGAACTTCCTAACGCTGGTAGCGAGCAATCAAACAATATGGCTCTAGGAATGCTATCTGTATTAGGCGGTGTTTTATTACTTACTCGTAATAAAATTAAAACGTTATTCTCTAAATAA
- a CDS encoding ABC transporter ATP-binding protein — protein MTSLLKLDKVSKVYGEGNTEVTALHPISLDVKAGEFIGIVGPSGSGKSTLLSIAGALLSPSKGDIYIREQNITQLSEKEMTDIRLKKIGFIFQFANLVPYLNVKEQLLYIAKLKKESKQESEKRADHLLAAFGLGERKNHYPNQLSGGEKQRVAIARAFMNNPDLILADEPTASLDSKRAREVVEMMKREVKESQKAAIMITHDERMLDVCDRILMLRDGQLI, from the coding sequence ATGACTTCATTATTAAAATTAGACAAAGTAAGTAAAGTGTACGGAGAAGGGAATACGGAAGTAACAGCCCTTCATCCGATATCGCTTGATGTGAAAGCCGGAGAATTTATCGGAATCGTCGGTCCTTCTGGATCAGGGAAAAGTACGTTATTATCAATCGCGGGTGCATTATTATCACCATCAAAAGGGGATATTTACATTCGTGAGCAAAATATTACACAGTTATCAGAGAAGGAAATGACAGACATTCGTTTGAAAAAAATCGGCTTCATTTTCCAGTTTGCAAATCTTGTTCCATATTTAAATGTGAAAGAACAATTGCTTTACATTGCAAAGCTGAAAAAAGAAAGTAAACAAGAATCGGAAAAGCGTGCAGATCATTTATTAGCGGCATTTGGATTAGGAGAAAGAAAGAATCATTATCCAAATCAACTATCTGGCGGGGAAAAACAAAGGGTAGCAATCGCTCGTGCGTTCATGAACAACCCAGATTTAATATTAGCGGATGAGCCAACGGCAAGCTTAGACTCAAAACGTGCACGTGAAGTTGTAGAAATGATGAAACGTGAAGTGAAAGAGAGCCAAAAAGCAGCAATTATGATTACACATGATGAAAGAATGCTTGATGTATGTGATCGTATATTGATGCTTCGAGATGGACAGTTAATATAA
- a CDS encoding ABC transporter permease: MFLALRELKQSKLRYGLIGLIMVLLSFLVLVISGLANGLSYDNASSIQNMEANKFVLADDAENKLLRSQIKKDDVDNVVNQVDEKEAVPFRVKVSTYEKKDSSKKVDIAIFSSERDSFLEPNIVKGEKLGTANNEMVADESIKEKGIDIGDTIIDPVSKKEFTIVGFTKDQMFSHTPVVYVNEDVWGAISQPNQKDYSAIALNTDKEVKNAHVIDKKEVLQSIPGFKEEQGTLTMIIAFLLVIAALLIGVFFYVITLQKTQQLGVLKAIGTKNSYLANSLVVQALFLSVVAMVISIVLVQGLEQILPAGMPFLLTTPMIAQYAAIFIVISILGTLISLYQVLKVDALEAIGGGM; the protein is encoded by the coding sequence ATGTTTTTAGCTCTGCGTGAATTGAAACAATCAAAATTAAGATACGGATTAATCGGACTTATCATGGTTTTATTATCATTTTTAGTTCTTGTTATTTCAGGATTAGCAAATGGATTATCATATGATAATGCTTCATCGATTCAAAATATGGAGGCAAATAAGTTCGTTTTAGCAGATGATGCGGAAAATAAATTACTTCGTTCACAAATTAAGAAAGACGATGTAGATAACGTAGTAAATCAAGTGGACGAGAAAGAGGCAGTTCCATTTCGGGTGAAAGTTTCAACGTATGAAAAGAAAGATAGTTCGAAAAAGGTTGATATCGCTATTTTTTCAAGTGAACGTGATTCATTTTTAGAACCGAACATTGTAAAAGGTGAGAAATTAGGTACAGCAAATAATGAAATGGTTGCTGATGAATCAATTAAAGAAAAAGGAATCGATATTGGGGATACAATTATCGATCCTGTTTCAAAGAAAGAATTTACAATCGTCGGATTTACGAAAGATCAAATGTTTAGCCATACACCAGTCGTTTATGTAAATGAAGACGTATGGGGCGCTATTTCACAACCAAACCAAAAAGATTATAGTGCAATCGCACTTAATACAGATAAAGAAGTAAAAAATGCACACGTAATTGACAAAAAAGAAGTGCTGCAAAGTATTCCAGGGTTTAAAGAAGAGCAAGGAACATTAACAATGATCATTGCATTCTTACTTGTTATCGCTGCATTACTAATTGGTGTATTCTTCTACGTCATTACACTGCAAAAAACACAGCAATTAGGTGTATTAAAAGCAATCGGTACAAAGAACTCGTATTTAGCAAATAGCTTAGTCGTGCAGGCGTTATTCTTATCAGTCGTTGCGATGGTAATCAGTATCGTTCTTGTACAAGGGTTAGAACAAATTTTACCAGCAGGTATGCCGTTCTTATTAACAACACCGATGATTGCACAATATGCAGCAATCTTTATCGTAATTAGTATTTTAGGAACACTTATTTCGTTATACCAAGTATTAAAAGTTGATGCGCTAGAGGCAATTGGAGGCGGGATGTAA
- a CDS encoding sensor histidine kinase, with translation MKSLYSRFVFMTVGIMLLSSIIGFLLTNVYYQVKLKPYNSEKILKYAEEVKSLYEKQSEENQEAYLRSIAKLGYEIYIVDDQKNGKRIGNAFRKTTISDDTVHKVLQGETFNGVSTYPTRLFITGFFDNELINSVGVPVKHGDKQYALFIRPDIQQQFGEMRIFLAVLLGFIVLLTIIFIAIAAGYIVRPIRKFTKATQKIASGEYEIELDVKRKDEIGTLSTSFQKMTKSIKELDEMRQEFVSNVSHEFQSPLSSIQGFSKTLQTEKMSEEERNHYLQIIEGESKRMSSLCKQLLTLASLDKEEKVLQIREFNLQKQIKDVIFMLEWKWREKDIAVEFDVPDITIKGDENLLHQVWSNIFTNSIKFSNDGGTIEFFVEELESSVIISISDNGIGMEKEEMDRIFDRFYKVDTARARNVEGSGLGLSIVQKIVELHNGDVSVYSTKGEGTTVRVELPK, from the coding sequence ATGAAATCACTATATTCTAGATTTGTATTTATGACGGTCGGCATTATGCTACTTAGTAGTATTATAGGCTTTTTATTAACGAACGTATATTATCAAGTGAAGTTAAAACCGTATAATAGTGAAAAGATTTTAAAGTATGCTGAAGAAGTAAAATCGTTATATGAAAAGCAAAGTGAAGAAAATCAAGAGGCATACTTACGGTCTATTGCGAAGCTAGGATATGAAATTTATATTGTCGATGATCAAAAGAATGGAAAGCGTATCGGAAATGCATTTCGTAAGACGACAATAAGTGATGATACCGTTCATAAAGTATTGCAGGGGGAGACATTTAATGGTGTTTCTACTTATCCAACGCGCCTTTTCATTACAGGATTTTTCGATAATGAATTAATTAATAGCGTCGGTGTCCCGGTAAAACACGGTGATAAACAGTACGCTTTATTCATTCGCCCTGACATTCAGCAACAATTTGGCGAGATGCGAATTTTCTTAGCGGTATTACTTGGGTTTATCGTTTTACTAACTATTATTTTTATAGCGATTGCAGCAGGTTACATCGTTCGTCCCATTCGTAAATTTACGAAGGCTACGCAAAAAATTGCGAGTGGGGAATATGAAATTGAATTAGACGTAAAACGAAAAGATGAAATAGGAACGTTATCTACAAGCTTCCAAAAGATGACGAAGAGTATTAAAGAACTAGATGAAATGAGACAAGAATTCGTTTCGAACGTTTCACATGAATTTCAGTCGCCACTTTCTTCCATACAAGGTTTTTCAAAGACGTTGCAAACAGAAAAGATGAGTGAGGAAGAAAGAAATCATTACTTACAAATTATTGAGGGTGAAAGTAAGCGAATGTCTAGTTTATGTAAACAGTTACTTACGCTCGCTTCATTAGATAAAGAGGAAAAGGTTCTACAAATAAGAGAATTCAATCTACAGAAGCAAATTAAAGACGTCATTTTTATGCTTGAGTGGAAATGGCGGGAAAAAGATATCGCCGTTGAATTTGATGTGCCAGATATCACTATAAAAGGTGATGAAAACTTACTTCATCAAGTATGGAGTAACATTTTCACGAATAGCATTAAGTTTTCAAACGATGGTGGGACGATTGAGTTTTTCGTCGAAGAGTTAGAGTCTAGTGTCATTATCTCTATATCTGATAACGGAATTGGTATGGAAAAAGAAGAGATGGACCGTATATTTGATCGTTTTTACAAAGTAGATACGGCAAGAGCGAGAAACGTAGAAGGTAGTGGTTTAGGATTATCGATTGTGCAGAAGATTGTGGAACTGCATAACGGAGACGTTTCAGTGTATAGCACGAAAGGGGAAGGGACTACTGTTCGGGTGGAGCTTCCGAAATAG
- a CDS encoding response regulator transcription factor: MKMIHILLADDDKHIRELLHYHLQKEGFKVFEAEDGKIAQEVLEKENIHLAIVDIMMPFVDGYTLCEEIRKYHDIPVILLTAKDQLVDKEKGFISGTDDYIVKPFEPAEVIFRMKALLRRYQMLSADIITLHGTTIDRKGFEVKCNGQTILLPLKEFELLSQLASYPGRTFSREELIELVWGMDFEGDERTVDVHVKRLRDRFSKRTDDFQITTVRGLGYKLELK, translated from the coding sequence ATGAAGATGATACATATTTTATTAGCTGATGATGATAAACATATTAGAGAGTTATTGCATTATCATTTACAAAAAGAGGGGTTTAAAGTTTTTGAGGCTGAAGATGGAAAGATAGCGCAAGAAGTATTAGAGAAGGAAAATATTCATCTTGCGATTGTAGACATTATGATGCCGTTTGTTGATGGTTATACGTTATGTGAAGAAATTCGTAAGTATCATGATATTCCTGTTATTTTATTAACTGCGAAAGACCAGTTAGTGGATAAAGAAAAAGGATTCATTTCTGGTACAGACGATTATATCGTAAAACCATTTGAGCCAGCTGAAGTCATTTTCCGTATGAAAGCATTACTTCGTCGTTATCAAATGCTGAGTGCTGATATTATTACGTTGCACGGTACAACAATTGACCGAAAAGGCTTTGAAGTGAAGTGTAACGGACAAACGATTTTGCTTCCACTGAAGGAATTTGAATTGTTATCGCAACTGGCTAGTTATCCTGGAAGAACATTTTCAAGGGAAGAATTAATTGAATTAGTATGGGGAATGGATTTTGAAGGGGATGAACGAACGGTTGACGTTCATGTAAAGCGATTAAGAGATCGTTTTTCAAAACGAACGGATGATTTTCAAATTACAACGGTGCGCGGCCTCGGGTATAAGTTGGAGCTGAAATAA
- a CDS encoding YczE/YyaS/YitT family protein, translating into MKYVFYVLGILILTLGISVTIQSDFGTSPFDALLVGLSLNVGLTVGSWEIIIALLLICCNSKLKRQRPEVLGLLTAFITGIGIDVWLFLLRDLITPEIWYSKMIYFGIGLVITGLGTAIYLQTNFAPIPIDRLTLIIQELTRTNIFIARTFIYLIFLIMATILHGPIGVGTILTVCLGGLLLNFFIPLTKKVIDHLFVHQSTSSSYKKNKAADHNDNKSIF; encoded by the coding sequence ATGAAGTATGTTTTTTATGTATTAGGAATTTTAATATTAACCCTTGGTATTTCTGTCACAATACAATCAGATTTTGGCACTTCACCTTTTGATGCACTTTTAGTAGGACTTTCTTTAAATGTGGGGCTTACTGTGGGAAGCTGGGAAATAATAATAGCTTTATTATTAATATGTTGTAATTCGAAATTAAAAAGACAAAGACCAGAGGTACTAGGGTTGTTAACAGCATTCATAACGGGTATTGGTATTGATGTGTGGCTATTTTTATTACGCGATTTAATTACACCTGAAATATGGTACAGTAAAATGATTTATTTTGGAATCGGATTAGTTATTACAGGATTAGGAACTGCAATATATTTACAAACAAATTTTGCTCCCATTCCAATTGACCGATTAACTTTAATCATACAAGAATTAACTAGAACGAATATTTTTATAGCACGAACATTTATTTACCTTATATTCTTAATAATGGCAACGATTTTACATGGACCAATTGGTGTTGGAACTATATTAACTGTTTGTTTAGGTGGGTTATTACTGAATTTCTTTATACCACTTACTAAAAAAGTAATAGATCACTTATTCGTACACCAGAGTACGTCATCAAGTTATAAGAAAAATAAAGCAGCTGACCATAATGATAACAAAAGTATCTTCTAA